The genomic interval TGTTACAGGTGCGCAGCTTAGAGAATTCTCATCCATATCAAACATTATAGGAGTAAATGTGGTTGAACTTCCCTCGGCTGTATAAATTGAGTAATTATCAGAAAAACTGATAAACACAGCATCTGATCTTGATGCATCACTGCCGGGTGTCTTAGAGAATACTTGTGATATTGTTGACGGGAGAACTGGTTTTAACTTACAGTCTCCTGTTCCGGTTAGAACTTTAAACCCGCCAGCAACTGTGCCGGTACATGAGGACGCAGTATCTGCGTCTCTGACCCAAGCGTTAAATCCATATTGAAATCCGTTTGACGTATCGGTAACTCTTGTCTTTCCGCTAAGATGGGAGAAAGAAGTAGGTCTTAAATCGGCTATACAGTTAACTGTAGGAGTTATGACAACAAACCCTTCTTGATTTTGCAGGGGTGAGCTAGCAATAATGCTTCCGGCATTGGTAATGAGGTCACTGAAATCATAAATTACTGTATCAAACGGCAATAGCTCATCACAAAAATCTATTGTCTCAAGACAGTTCTCATTAAAAATCTGCACATGGTAATTTAACCCGATAGCCCCTGAGTGGTTGGTTATCTGCAGCTCTGTGTTTCTGGGGCCTTGTTGATCCCACCATGATATGATCTGTGTTCCGGTTGTAGTAGTTTGGGCTCCGGAGATGTTTGTCGAGAACCAATCCATTCCACCTACAATGTCTCCAGTATCAAGTCTGTCGAAGGTTCCAAGGAGTGCTGCAACGAAATCAGTTCCTCCAAGTGGAGTTGTATCTACGTCTAGTACTCCATTTTCAAATGTGACAAAAGAGCACATCTCAGCGGTAGGCGTACCGCCGCCTCCGCCTCCTCCTCCGCCACCACCACCACCACTTCCACCTCCACTTGCAGTTCCTCCGCCGCAGGATGTGATCGTAACAAGAATGCTGATGGTAACTACTAATACTAAGCTGATATTTAGATTAATTTTCATATTATTGTTCATTTTTTTTCTCCTTTAAGAAATATCACTAAGGCACAGCAATAAATGATTCCATTGATCCAATGTTAGATCCATTATTCAATCCTATAAAACCTATAAATGCCTGCGCTTGGGATACACCTGCAGGCAATGAACCTGGCCCTGGATCTTCAAGGTTAAAAAAGCCTTTTGAGGTTGTCGTTACACATAACCTAGAGTTGTCTTTAGTGTTTCTATATATGTTGTTAATACCCTTACTCATACCTGATGATGAGCATGTAAAAGTGGTCGGTGTACAACTATTTACAATCGAATTCTCATTAACTATGAAAGGATTGAACTTGGCGCCCACATTTTGTCCAGCTATAGGAATGCCAAAATTAGGGGCAGTCCAGATTATAGGAATTCCAATTATTTCTGAGAATGTACTTGGTCCCAGAGAATCAAAATCAAAGTAGTATGTATCTGCTTGGGGACCAGATGCTGATCTTAGCCCGACAGGGTTAGATCTGTATTCATAACCTGCATCATCAATTATTCTAAAGCTTCCTTGGAGCACCGGTGTGCTCACTGAAGTGTCTCCAGCGGCGTTCACTACTGTTATCGCTACAAATCCGAAAGTGCCATCAGGCATAGGCGCAACGCCTGTAGGTATGCCGGTGTTTGCCTGTATATTGCTTAGGTCATAAATATGTGAATCAAAGCCCGTATATTCATCAAAGAAGTCAATCTCTTCACAAGGGGTA from Thermodesulfobacteriota bacterium carries:
- a CDS encoding calcium-binding protein; its protein translation is MNNNMKINLNISLVLVVTISILVTITSCGGGTASGGGSGGGGGGGGGGGGGTPTAEMCSFVTFENGVLDVDTTPLGGTDFVAALLGTFDRLDTGDIVGGMDWFSTNISGAQTTTTGTQIISWWDQQGPRNTELQITNHSGAIGLNYHVQIFNENCLETIDFCDELLPFDTVIYDFSDLITNAGSIIASSPLQNQEGFVVITPTVNCIADLRPTSFSHLSGKTRVTDTSNGFQYGFNAWVRDADTASSCTGTVAGGFKVLTGTGDCKLKPVLPSTISQVFSKTPGSDASRSDAVFISFSDNYSIYTAEGSSTTFTPIMFDMDENSLSCAPVTSCYLRVGLNDAIKDSDDPLPPQASACDETAPGAILGTPGDDMLTGTAGDDIIIGYGGNDTITGGSGGDCIDGGPGNDVINAGSGPDTVYGGSGNDDIDGRNGLDELHGNSGNDILRGGPGSDTIFGEGGDDTIQGNQGPDNLDGGPGTDNIDGGPGADTCVNGETVSSC